One Heterodontus francisci isolate sHetFra1 chromosome 37, sHetFra1.hap1, whole genome shotgun sequence genomic window carries:
- the LOC137352238 gene encoding CTD nuclear envelope phosphatase 1 isoform X2, with protein sequence MKRKILVLDLDETLIHSHHDGVLKPTVRPGTPPDFMLKVLVDRHPIRFFVHKRPHVDFFLEVASKWYELVIFTASMEIYGAAVADKLDDNKKILNRRYYRQHCTLELGSYVKDLAAIHSDLSSIVILDNSPSAYRGHPDNAIPIKSWFSDPGDTALLNLLPMLDALRFTSDVRSVLSRNLHQHRLWISFRTDYAVLENNNYGGHNPTGLFFSSWSFCCCSADYLQSYRLLEERCKRSTCFCWFKFPLSRAVG encoded by the exons ATGAAAAGGAAAATCCTAGTTTTAGATTTAGATGAAACATTAATCCATTCGCATCATGATGGAGTGTTGAAACCAACAGTGAGGCCGGGCACACCACCAGATTTCATGCTAAAG GTACTTGTCGACAGACATCCAATCAGATTTTTTGTACATAAAAGGCCTCATGTGGACTTCTTTCTAGAAGTG GCCAGCAAGTGGTATGAGTTGGTGATTTTCACCGCTAGTATGGAGATCTATGGTGCAGCTGTAGCAGACAAACTAGACGACAACAAGAAAATATTAAACCGACGATACTACAGACAG CACTGTACACTTGAATTGGGCAGCTATGTGAAAGACCTTGCAGCCATTCACAGTGACCTCTCCAGTATTGTAATATTAGATAATTCGCCAAGTGCATACAGGGGGCACCcag ATAATGCTATTCCTATAAAGTCTTGGTTCAGTGATCCTGGGGATACAGCTTTATTAAACCTGTTACCTATGCTTGATGCATTAAG GTTTACATCGGATGTACGGTCTGTCCTCAGTCGGAATCTCCACCAACATAGACTATG GATTAGCTTCAGGACAGACTACGCAGTGCTGGAGAATAATAATTATGGGGGCCACAATCCTACAGGTCTTTTCTTTAGCTCTTGGAGTTTCTGCTGCTGCTCTGCTGATTATCTCCAATCTTACAGACTGCTGGAGG AGCGATGCAAAAGATCCACATGCTTCTGTTGGTTTAAGTTTCCGCTGTCGAGGGCTGTGGGGTGA
- the LOC137352238 gene encoding CTD nuclear envelope phosphatase 1A isoform X4, translating to MKRKILVLDLDETLIHSHHDGVLKPTVRPGTPPDFMLKVLVDRHPIRFFVHKRPHVDFFLEVASKWYELVIFTASMEIYGAAVADKLDDNKKILNRRYYRQHCTLELGSYVKDLAAIHSDLSSIVILDNSPSAYRGHPDNAIPIKSWFSDPGDTALLNLLPMLDALRFTSDVRSVLSRNLHQHRLWCFMSLCPRK from the exons ATGAAAAGGAAAATCCTAGTTTTAGATTTAGATGAAACATTAATCCATTCGCATCATGATGGAGTGTTGAAACCAACAGTGAGGCCGGGCACACCACCAGATTTCATGCTAAAG GTACTTGTCGACAGACATCCAATCAGATTTTTTGTACATAAAAGGCCTCATGTGGACTTCTTTCTAGAAGTG GCCAGCAAGTGGTATGAGTTGGTGATTTTCACCGCTAGTATGGAGATCTATGGTGCAGCTGTAGCAGACAAACTAGACGACAACAAGAAAATATTAAACCGACGATACTACAGACAG CACTGTACACTTGAATTGGGCAGCTATGTGAAAGACCTTGCAGCCATTCACAGTGACCTCTCCAGTATTGTAATATTAGATAATTCGCCAAGTGCATACAGGGGGCACCcag ATAATGCTATTCCTATAAAGTCTTGGTTCAGTGATCCTGGGGATACAGCTTTATTAAACCTGTTACCTATGCTTGATGCATTAAG GTTTACATCGGATGTACGGTCTGTCCTCAGTCGGAATCTCCACCAACATAGACTATG GTGCTTTATGTCCCTGTGTCCAAGAAAGTGA
- the LOC137352238 gene encoding CTD nuclear envelope phosphatase 1A isoform X5, which translates to MKRKILVLDLDETLIHSHHDGVLKPTVRPGTPPDFMLKVLVDRHPIRFFVHKRPHVDFFLEVASKWYELVIFTASMEIYGAAVADKLDDNKKILNRRYYRQHCTLELGSYVKDLAAIHSDLSSIVILDNSPSAYRGHPDNAIPIKSWFSDPGDTALLNLLPMLDALRFTSDVRSVLSRNLHQHRLWLTA; encoded by the exons ATGAAAAGGAAAATCCTAGTTTTAGATTTAGATGAAACATTAATCCATTCGCATCATGATGGAGTGTTGAAACCAACAGTGAGGCCGGGCACACCACCAGATTTCATGCTAAAG GTACTTGTCGACAGACATCCAATCAGATTTTTTGTACATAAAAGGCCTCATGTGGACTTCTTTCTAGAAGTG GCCAGCAAGTGGTATGAGTTGGTGATTTTCACCGCTAGTATGGAGATCTATGGTGCAGCTGTAGCAGACAAACTAGACGACAACAAGAAAATATTAAACCGACGATACTACAGACAG CACTGTACACTTGAATTGGGCAGCTATGTGAAAGACCTTGCAGCCATTCACAGTGACCTCTCCAGTATTGTAATATTAGATAATTCGCCAAGTGCATACAGGGGGCACCcag ATAATGCTATTCCTATAAAGTCTTGGTTCAGTGATCCTGGGGATACAGCTTTATTAAACCTGTTACCTATGCTTGATGCATTAAG GTTTACATCGGATGTACGGTCTGTCCTCAGTCGGAATCTCCACCAACATAGACTATG GTTAACAGCATGA